The following are from one region of the Salminus brasiliensis chromosome 14, fSalBra1.hap2, whole genome shotgun sequence genome:
- the acvr1ba gene encoding activin A receptor type 1Ba isoform X2, with the protein MRSNGNLAVMSLARSVSTLLVLAGLIALGDALKCNCTNCEKTGYECETDGACMASTSYIKGEEQHVRICISRDNLIPPGQPIYCLSTEGVVNTHCCYTDYCNSVNLQVPIGFIQDDTNWPSSGSSWGPVELVAVIAGPVFLVCLLLIVGVFLFQHHQRAYNHRQRLDVEDPSCDHLYLAKDKTLQDLIFDLSTSGSGSGLPLFVQRTVARTIVLQEIIGKGRFGEVWRGKWRGGDVAVKIFSSREERSWFREAEIYQTIMLRHENILGFIAADNKDNGTWTQLWLVSDYHEHGSLFDYLNHYSVTIEGMIKLALSAASGLAHLHMEILGTQGKPGIAHRDLKSKNILVKKNGTCAIADLGLAVRHESVTDTIDIAPNQRVGTKRYMAPEVLDETINMKHFDSFKCADIYALGLVYWEIARRCNAGGIHEEYQLPYYDLVPSDPSIEEMRKVVCDQRLRPNVPNWWQSYEALRVMGKIMRECWYANGAARLTALRIKKTLSQLSVEEDVKM; encoded by the exons CTCTGAAGTGCAACTGCACAAACTGTGAAAAGACTGGATATGAGTGTGAGACGGATGGAGCCTGTATGGCCTCCACCTCCTACATTAAAGGAGAGGAGCAGCATGTCCGAATCTGTATCTCTCGAGACAATCTAATCCCACCTGGACAACCCATCTACTGCCTGAGCACTGAGGGAGTGGTCAACACGCACTGCTGCTACACCGACTACTGCAACAGTGTCAACCTGCAGGTTCCCATTG GGTTTATACAGGATGATACAAACTGGCCAAGCTCAGGCAGTAGCTGGGGTCCAGTGGAGCTGGTAGCAGTAATCGCAGGCCCAGTGTTCCTCGTCTGTCTGCTGCTGATCGTGGGGGTGTTCCTGTTCCAGCACCACCAGCGGGCTTACAACCACCGGCAGCGGCTGGATGTTGAAGACCCATCCTGCGACCACTTGTACCTGGCCAAGGACAAGACCCTGCAAGACCTTATTTTTGACCTGTCCACCTCTGGCTCTGGCTCCG GTCTGCCACTGTTTGTACAGAGGACGGTGGCCAGGACCATTGTGCTGCAGGAGATTATTGGAAAAGGCCGCTTCGGAGAGGTGTGGAGGGGGAAATGGAGAGGAGGGGATGTGGCTGTGAAGATTTTCTCCTCCAGAGAAGAGCGTTCCTGGTTCCGTGAGGCGGAAATCTATCAGACCATCATGCTCCGGCACGAGAACATCCTGGGCTTCATTGCTGCAGACAATAAAG ACAATGGCACATGGACTCAGCTGTGGTTAGTGTCAGACTATCATGAGCACGGCTCTTTGTTTGACTATCTGAACCACTACTCCGTCACTATCGAAGGCATGATCAAATTGGCGCTGTCGGCCGCCAGTGGACTCGCACACCTGCACATGGAAATTCTCGGCACCCAGG GAAAGCCGGGAATTGCACATCGTGACCTTAAATCTAAAAACATCCTGGTAAAGAAGAACGGCACCTGTGCTATAGCTGACCTGGGTCTGGCAGTGCGGCACGAGTCCGTCACAGACACTATTGACATCGCCCCTAATCAGAGGGTGGGAACCAAAAG ATACATGGCCCCAGAGGTGCTGGATGAAACTATCAATATGAAGcattttgattcatttaaatgtgCTGATATCTACGCTTTAGGACTGGTCTACTGGGAGATCGCGAGACGATGTAACGCTGGAG GCATCCATGAGGAGTATCAGCTGCCGTACTACGACCTGGTGCCCTCTGACCCCTCCATAGAGGAAATGCGAAAGGTGGTGTGTGACCAGAGACTGCGGCCCAATGTGCCCAACTGGTGGCAAAGCTATGAG gcGCTGCGGGTGATGGGGAAGATCATGCGCGAGTGCTGGTACGCTAACGGCGCGGCCAGGCTCACGGCCCTGCGCATTAAGAAGACTCTCTCTCAGCTGAGCGTGGA
- the acvr1ba gene encoding activin A receptor type 1Ba isoform X1 has protein sequence MRSNGNLAVMSLARSVSTLLVLAGLIALGDALKCNCTNCEKTGYECETDGACMASTSYIKGEEQHVRICISRDNLIPPGQPIYCLSTEGVVNTHCCYTDYCNSVNLQVPIAGFIQDDTNWPSSGSSWGPVELVAVIAGPVFLVCLLLIVGVFLFQHHQRAYNHRQRLDVEDPSCDHLYLAKDKTLQDLIFDLSTSGSGSGLPLFVQRTVARTIVLQEIIGKGRFGEVWRGKWRGGDVAVKIFSSREERSWFREAEIYQTIMLRHENILGFIAADNKDNGTWTQLWLVSDYHEHGSLFDYLNHYSVTIEGMIKLALSAASGLAHLHMEILGTQGKPGIAHRDLKSKNILVKKNGTCAIADLGLAVRHESVTDTIDIAPNQRVGTKRYMAPEVLDETINMKHFDSFKCADIYALGLVYWEIARRCNAGGIHEEYQLPYYDLVPSDPSIEEMRKVVCDQRLRPNVPNWWQSYEALRVMGKIMRECWYANGAARLTALRIKKTLSQLSVEEDVKM, from the exons CTCTGAAGTGCAACTGCACAAACTGTGAAAAGACTGGATATGAGTGTGAGACGGATGGAGCCTGTATGGCCTCCACCTCCTACATTAAAGGAGAGGAGCAGCATGTCCGAATCTGTATCTCTCGAGACAATCTAATCCCACCTGGACAACCCATCTACTGCCTGAGCACTGAGGGAGTGGTCAACACGCACTGCTGCTACACCGACTACTGCAACAGTGTCAACCTGCAGGTTCCCATTG CAGGGTTTATACAGGATGATACAAACTGGCCAAGCTCAGGCAGTAGCTGGGGTCCAGTGGAGCTGGTAGCAGTAATCGCAGGCCCAGTGTTCCTCGTCTGTCTGCTGCTGATCGTGGGGGTGTTCCTGTTCCAGCACCACCAGCGGGCTTACAACCACCGGCAGCGGCTGGATGTTGAAGACCCATCCTGCGACCACTTGTACCTGGCCAAGGACAAGACCCTGCAAGACCTTATTTTTGACCTGTCCACCTCTGGCTCTGGCTCCG GTCTGCCACTGTTTGTACAGAGGACGGTGGCCAGGACCATTGTGCTGCAGGAGATTATTGGAAAAGGCCGCTTCGGAGAGGTGTGGAGGGGGAAATGGAGAGGAGGGGATGTGGCTGTGAAGATTTTCTCCTCCAGAGAAGAGCGTTCCTGGTTCCGTGAGGCGGAAATCTATCAGACCATCATGCTCCGGCACGAGAACATCCTGGGCTTCATTGCTGCAGACAATAAAG ACAATGGCACATGGACTCAGCTGTGGTTAGTGTCAGACTATCATGAGCACGGCTCTTTGTTTGACTATCTGAACCACTACTCCGTCACTATCGAAGGCATGATCAAATTGGCGCTGTCGGCCGCCAGTGGACTCGCACACCTGCACATGGAAATTCTCGGCACCCAGG GAAAGCCGGGAATTGCACATCGTGACCTTAAATCTAAAAACATCCTGGTAAAGAAGAACGGCACCTGTGCTATAGCTGACCTGGGTCTGGCAGTGCGGCACGAGTCCGTCACAGACACTATTGACATCGCCCCTAATCAGAGGGTGGGAACCAAAAG ATACATGGCCCCAGAGGTGCTGGATGAAACTATCAATATGAAGcattttgattcatttaaatgtgCTGATATCTACGCTTTAGGACTGGTCTACTGGGAGATCGCGAGACGATGTAACGCTGGAG GCATCCATGAGGAGTATCAGCTGCCGTACTACGACCTGGTGCCCTCTGACCCCTCCATAGAGGAAATGCGAAAGGTGGTGTGTGACCAGAGACTGCGGCCCAATGTGCCCAACTGGTGGCAAAGCTATGAG gcGCTGCGGGTGATGGGGAAGATCATGCGCGAGTGCTGGTACGCTAACGGCGCGGCCAGGCTCACGGCCCTGCGCATTAAGAAGACTCTCTCTCAGCTGAGCGTGGA